A stretch of Corallococcus macrosporus DNA encodes these proteins:
- a CDS encoding caspase family protein, translated as MKKLEVLLGAALLVAAPEAFADTVRRALVIAHNGSDDPALAPLRYADDDGVLWAETLKRLGVETTLLVDPDEATRKGGSLVLKSARAPTRAAVEQAVKHLQAAALADHAAGRQTDVLIVYVGHGNTDDAGRAYFTLADARLDRTSLYSELVDPLGADYVHVIADACRASGVVGSRGGTPDAAVLAELRGVLAREQLASRPHVGALFAESEDGETHEWSRIRAGVFSHVARSGLLGGADINGDGQVEYSELAAFVAASLHGVKGMPARLSVNAFAPTAEPRRPLVGPAPEGPSVTFPAGFEYARLSVEDADGQRLVDVRRSQQQWTQILLPPRDVYWVRAPNAEARVTLAQLSSGTVELRPRELQERGPAEEALRRGLFAVPLDRSFYDEYVAAVGLVPVDFSSPFQPSVIGGARSPLAVAAPSDWTSKLELGLGAGRSPLGLAKFATGPSLSWRTPSSSLDLLYYGVRGAYGVTPLATRDGIRLHRFTVEGLLGLQAPARTPLFAEVGVGWGLLGLTAPGFRQADPALLTGHVAAGVMGRLAGMNLRLSAQVGMDRVTANGQTGMDPQYGLEISLRR; from the coding sequence ATGAAGAAGCTGGAAGTGCTCCTGGGAGCGGCCCTGCTCGTCGCGGCTCCGGAGGCATTCGCGGACACCGTCCGGCGCGCGCTCGTCATCGCCCACAACGGCAGTGACGACCCGGCGCTCGCCCCGCTGCGCTACGCGGACGACGACGGCGTGCTGTGGGCGGAGACGCTCAAGCGGCTGGGCGTGGAGACCACGCTGCTGGTGGATCCGGACGAGGCCACGCGCAAGGGCGGCAGCCTGGTGCTGAAGTCCGCGCGGGCGCCCACGCGCGCCGCGGTGGAGCAGGCGGTGAAGCACCTGCAGGCGGCGGCGCTCGCGGACCACGCGGCGGGCCGCCAGACGGACGTGCTCATCGTCTACGTGGGCCACGGCAACACGGACGACGCGGGCCGCGCCTACTTCACGCTCGCCGACGCGCGCCTGGACCGGACCAGCCTCTATTCAGAGCTCGTGGATCCGCTGGGCGCGGACTACGTGCACGTCATCGCGGATGCGTGCCGCGCCTCCGGCGTGGTGGGCAGCCGCGGCGGCACGCCCGACGCGGCGGTGCTGGCGGAGCTGCGCGGGGTGCTCGCGCGCGAGCAACTGGCGTCGCGCCCGCACGTGGGCGCCCTCTTCGCGGAGAGCGAGGACGGGGAGACGCACGAGTGGTCCCGCATCCGCGCGGGCGTCTTCAGCCACGTGGCGCGCTCGGGTCTGCTGGGCGGCGCGGACATCAACGGCGACGGGCAGGTGGAGTACAGCGAGCTGGCCGCGTTCGTGGCCGCCTCGCTGCACGGCGTGAAGGGCATGCCCGCGCGCCTGTCCGTCAACGCCTTCGCGCCCACGGCCGAGCCCCGCCGTCCGCTGGTGGGCCCGGCCCCGGAAGGCCCCTCCGTCACCTTCCCCGCGGGCTTCGAGTACGCGCGCCTCTCCGTGGAGGACGCGGACGGCCAGCGGCTGGTGGACGTGCGCCGCTCGCAGCAGCAGTGGACGCAGATCCTGCTGCCGCCGCGCGACGTGTACTGGGTGCGCGCGCCGAACGCGGAGGCGCGCGTGACGCTGGCGCAGCTGTCCTCCGGCACGGTGGAGCTGCGCCCGCGCGAGTTGCAGGAGCGCGGTCCCGCGGAGGAGGCGCTGCGCCGGGGCCTGTTCGCCGTGCCGCTGGACCGGTCCTTCTACGACGAGTACGTCGCCGCCGTGGGGCTGGTGCCGGTGGACTTCAGCAGCCCCTTCCAGCCGTCCGTCATCGGCGGGGCGCGCTCGCCGCTGGCCGTGGCGGCGCCGTCCGACTGGACGTCGAAGCTGGAGCTGGGCCTGGGCGCGGGGCGCTCGCCGCTGGGGCTGGCGAAGTTCGCCACCGGGCCCAGCCTGTCGTGGCGCACGCCGTCGTCCTCGCTGGACCTGCTCTACTACGGCGTGCGCGGGGCGTACGGCGTGACGCCGCTGGCGACGCGCGACGGCATCCGGCTGCATCGCTTCACGGTGGAGGGCCTGCTGGGCTTGCAGGCCCCGGCGCGCACGCCGCTGTTCGCGGAGGTGGGGGTGGGTTGGGGGCTGTTGGGCCTCACGGCGCCGGGCTTCCGTCAGGCGGACCCCGCGCTGCTCACCGGCCACGTGGCCGCGGGCGTGATGGGTCGGCTCGCGGGCATGAACCTGCGGTTGTCCGCCCAGGTGGGCATGGACCGCGTCACGGCCAACGGCCAGACGGGCATGGATCCGCAGTACGGCCTGGAAATCTCCCTGCGGCGCTAG
- a CDS encoding RNA polymerase sigma factor, which translates to MEAFRRGDTAVLTQVYRTYSPEVLRYLSRRFSVHSETGMRSVALTPLDLDAAHQETFVRAFRPHMRQAYDGVRPYLGFLLTVARSTAIDLMRASGRVAREAIPLDDAPELVHAPTEGKSPEEEALGAEVRSIVRRFLEALPAEGRALAQLRFMDGLSQESAADQLKLTRGEVRVRERRLRLQFTEHLKDSGWLDSDVVPGSLQLGALLATLALLCAIPFGSIP; encoded by the coding sequence TTGGAGGCCTTCCGCCGGGGTGACACCGCCGTGCTCACCCAGGTCTACCGCACCTATTCACCCGAAGTGCTCCGCTACCTGTCCCGGCGCTTCTCCGTGCACTCGGAGACGGGCATGCGCTCCGTCGCGCTCACGCCCCTGGACCTGGACGCCGCGCACCAGGAGACGTTCGTCCGGGCCTTCCGGCCCCACATGCGCCAGGCGTACGACGGCGTGCGCCCCTACCTCGGCTTCCTGCTCACCGTCGCCCGCTCCACCGCCATTGATTTGATGCGCGCCTCCGGCCGCGTGGCCCGCGAGGCCATCCCGCTGGATGACGCGCCGGAGCTCGTGCACGCCCCCACCGAGGGCAAGAGCCCGGAGGAAGAGGCCCTGGGCGCCGAGGTCCGCTCCATCGTGCGCCGCTTCCTGGAGGCCCTGCCCGCGGAAGGGCGCGCCCTGGCGCAGCTGAGGTTCATGGACGGCCTGTCGCAGGAGTCCGCCGCGGACCAGCTGAAGCTCACCCGCGGAGAGGTGCGGGTGCGCGAGCGCCGCCTGCGGTTGCAGTTCACCGAACACCTGAAGGACTCGGGCTGGTTGGACAGTGACGTCGTCCCGGGGAGCCTGCAGCTGGGCGCCCTGCTGGCCACCCTGGCCCTGCTGTGCGCCATCCCATTCGGGAGCATCCCATGA
- a CDS encoding serine/threonine protein kinase, whose protein sequence is MSTHDVLPERPSSTKPVRKRLDPSLPHVMSVDALSAGTCIGPWEVLRRLAAGGYGTVYAVRRRDRPRSRQYALKLARHLDSPWFFREAEVLSRLRHPAVPRLVARGSWRPGAGAYPFLVMTYVDGESLYAWSQARNPSAREVGALLLQAAEVLAFAHGRGVLHRDFKGDNLRIQPGGRLTLLDWGAGWHPEVLPLTGTGQLPPGTAHYYSPQLHLRRMAAPSAQGPKHPSHSVADELYAVGVTFYRLLTETYPVSAWNAQVLRGAHGHAPDSPSTLNPHVPEDLASLITRLLAFAPEWRPASATALASELRHLLSRADETWDLPLFDWARSPSPQSRTTQDAPGMEGPVAPGQEVPLQHARLQRVDRLRRLRDARELRRRVPAHVARMEAKAIVAATPARRGQARWAIFRHVMVKAVAVMITAGLLWGLGVMQAPDAGESPTAASPAMAPPSGPDQAAAPGAAPPFPAPPPLEKEAMTLPQKQDRSPRARSLARTCTLAVGAASTLVACAGTPLKPAPQRCPQDALDAMKTLGLRRDGKAGITVDIRYPFRPDATKVTVGDGDIVSLQKEDYGRLPQGTLLYGRLWTGGERVVGHYTRAETPDGRVYPVCFILGNPEGWWKEEGSKPGAAIISRSAGYTVVDAFP, encoded by the coding sequence ATGAGCACGCATGACGTCCTTCCGGAAAGGCCTTCCTCGACAAAGCCCGTGCGGAAGAGGCTCGACCCTTCCCTTCCCCATGTGATGTCCGTGGACGCGCTTTCCGCTGGCACGTGCATCGGTCCATGGGAGGTCCTGCGACGATTGGCGGCGGGTGGCTACGGCACCGTCTATGCCGTTCGCAGGAGGGACCGCCCACGCAGCCGGCAATATGCGTTGAAGCTCGCACGCCACCTCGACAGCCCCTGGTTCTTCCGCGAGGCGGAAGTCCTGTCCCGCTTGCGGCACCCGGCCGTGCCCCGGCTGGTTGCCAGGGGCTCGTGGCGGCCCGGCGCCGGGGCCTACCCGTTCCTGGTGATGACGTACGTGGACGGTGAGTCGCTCTACGCGTGGTCCCAGGCCCGGAATCCTTCGGCTCGGGAGGTAGGCGCCTTGCTGCTCCAGGCGGCGGAAGTGCTGGCCTTCGCGCATGGGCGCGGCGTCCTGCACCGGGACTTCAAGGGCGACAACCTTCGGATCCAACCAGGAGGACGGCTCACGCTCCTGGACTGGGGCGCGGGCTGGCATCCCGAGGTCCTTCCGCTGACCGGGACGGGCCAGCTTCCTCCCGGCACCGCGCACTACTACAGCCCGCAGCTCCACCTGCGGCGGATGGCAGCGCCTTCCGCGCAGGGCCCCAAGCACCCCAGCCACTCCGTGGCGGATGAACTGTACGCCGTGGGCGTCACCTTCTACCGGCTGCTGACCGAGACCTACCCGGTCTCCGCATGGAACGCGCAGGTGCTGCGTGGTGCCCACGGGCATGCGCCCGATTCGCCCTCAACACTCAATCCCCACGTGCCGGAGGACCTGGCGTCACTCATCACCCGACTGCTTGCCTTCGCCCCCGAGTGGCGGCCCGCGAGCGCCACGGCCCTGGCCTCCGAGCTGAGACACCTCTTGAGCCGCGCGGATGAGACCTGGGACCTGCCCTTGTTTGATTGGGCTCGCTCCCCCTCGCCCCAATCCCGCACGACCCAGGATGCGCCCGGCATGGAGGGCCCGGTGGCGCCGGGTCAGGAGGTGCCGCTCCAGCACGCACGCCTCCAGCGAGTGGACCGGCTCCGGCGGCTCCGAGACGCTCGCGAACTGCGTCGTCGTGTGCCAGCGCATGTGGCCCGGATGGAAGCGAAGGCCATCGTCGCCGCGACCCCGGCACGGCGTGGGCAGGCACGGTGGGCCATCTTCCGCCATGTGATGGTCAAGGCGGTCGCCGTGATGATCACGGCGGGGCTGCTCTGGGGACTGGGGGTTATGCAGGCACCTGATGCCGGCGAATCCCCGACCGCCGCGTCACCGGCCATGGCGCCGCCGTCCGGGCCCGACCAAGCTGCCGCGCCCGGAGCGGCCCCTCCCTTCCCCGCGCCGCCTCCGCTGGAGAAGGAAGCCATGACCCTTCCGCAGAAGCAGGACCGCTCGCCTCGCGCCCGCTCACTCGCCCGGACGTGCACGCTGGCCGTCGGAGCGGCGTCCACCCTGGTCGCTTGCGCGGGCACGCCACTGAAGCCTGCGCCTCAACGCTGTCCCCAGGACGCCCTGGACGCAATGAAGACACTGGGATTGAGGAGGGATGGGAAGGCGGGCATCACCGTCGACATCCGCTATCCCTTCCGCCCGGATGCCACCAAGGTCACGGTGGGCGACGGTGACATCGTCAGCCTCCAGAAGGAGGACTATGGACGGCTTCCCCAAGGCACCCTGCTCTACGGACGGCTGTGGACGGGCGGCGAGCGGGTGGTGGGCCACTACACCCGGGCCGAGACACCTGATGGCCGTGTCTACCCGGTCTGCTTCATCCTCGGGAACCCCGAGGGCTGGTGGAAGGAAGAAGGCTCCAAACCCGGCGCGGCCATCATCAGCAGGAGCGCTGGTTACACCGTGGTGGACGCGTTCCCGTAG
- a CDS encoding DUF2381 family protein, whose protein sequence is MSLSTSVIPLVLTVLMGTSAVAQSPTPVMRERKARQLTLRAEEPPALLPLRVAAHEVTTVTFDAPIVPESVDRSVLAPFFSRVAVHEDVLVLKASMDIPAGKEPVLTVRFAGPGAPAQVGFVLTTVAAEVDSQVEVFRQGRTAQDLGKELADLRARCAVTEAGLATLRAQCALRGLGGAVLMGDVTREGVAVDYLRDPSASMGMTAEGPHVSYRSGATRVLATTLVNSDGTHSWVPGFARVTAHAPSGPVMPAREYPLLMQETQVAPGSRATVMVEWLVPKDMPLDVRFNLELFDSKGERGIRWEQVAP, encoded by the coding sequence ATGTCGCTGTCCACTTCGGTCATTCCCCTGGTGCTGACGGTCCTGATGGGCACCTCGGCGGTGGCGCAGTCCCCGACTCCTGTCATGAGAGAGCGCAAGGCCCGACAGCTCACGCTGCGCGCGGAGGAGCCTCCGGCGCTGCTTCCGCTGCGGGTCGCCGCCCATGAGGTGACCACCGTCACCTTCGATGCGCCCATCGTTCCGGAGTCCGTGGACCGGAGCGTGCTCGCGCCCTTCTTCTCCCGCGTGGCGGTGCATGAGGACGTGCTTGTCCTCAAGGCGTCCATGGACATCCCCGCCGGGAAGGAGCCCGTGCTCACCGTGCGCTTCGCGGGACCGGGTGCTCCGGCACAGGTGGGGTTCGTGCTCACGACCGTGGCGGCGGAGGTGGACTCCCAGGTGGAGGTGTTCCGGCAGGGGCGCACCGCGCAGGATTTGGGGAAGGAGCTCGCGGACCTGCGGGCCCGGTGCGCTGTCACGGAAGCAGGACTCGCGACGCTGCGGGCGCAGTGCGCGCTGCGTGGACTGGGTGGCGCGGTGTTGATGGGGGATGTCACCCGTGAAGGTGTCGCGGTGGATTATCTCCGAGACCCTTCCGCGAGCATGGGCATGACCGCCGAGGGCCCCCACGTGAGCTATCGCTCGGGAGCCACGCGGGTCCTGGCCACAACGCTGGTCAACTCCGATGGCACCCATTCATGGGTGCCGGGCTTTGCTCGCGTGACAGCTCATGCCCCCAGCGGGCCTGTGATGCCAGCTCGCGAATATCCCCTGCTCATGCAGGAGACACAGGTAGCGCCCGGAAGCCGAGCCACCGTGATGGTGGAGTGGCTTGTCCCTAAGGACATGCCACTCGACGTGCGATTCAACCTGGAGCTGTTCGACTCGAAGGGAGAGCGCGGCATCCGCTGGGAGCAGGTGGCCCCATGA
- a CDS encoding outer membrane beta-barrel protein produces MTARHFIASLALTTCLGALPAAAQEPKNSGLALGVRGAFGIPVGDSGTDLSLKDTFGSTVAPQVDVSYFFNRRLSLGAYFQYGFGSGPGDECTDGANCTSKVLRFGIDLDYHFRPEGFVSPWVGVGVGYEIGSLEVGEGAGSSWFKLEGYDLGHAHFGVDLQLTRSIAVGPYISASVGQYNKGTVRLGNAAEISDDLSSDEKQIHVWIQPGVRVQFRL; encoded by the coding sequence ATGACTGCTCGACACTTCATCGCATCGTTGGCCCTGACCACCTGCCTGGGCGCCCTGCCGGCCGCGGCGCAGGAGCCCAAGAACTCCGGGCTCGCGCTGGGTGTGCGCGGCGCCTTCGGCATTCCCGTGGGCGACTCCGGCACGGACCTCTCGCTGAAGGACACGTTCGGCAGCACCGTGGCGCCGCAGGTGGACGTCTCCTACTTCTTCAACCGGCGGCTCTCGCTGGGGGCCTATTTCCAGTACGGCTTCGGCTCCGGTCCCGGTGACGAGTGCACGGACGGCGCGAACTGCACGAGCAAGGTCCTGCGCTTCGGCATCGACCTGGACTACCACTTCCGGCCGGAAGGCTTCGTCTCGCCGTGGGTGGGCGTGGGGGTGGGCTATGAGATCGGCTCGCTGGAAGTGGGCGAAGGGGCGGGGAGCTCCTGGTTCAAGCTCGAGGGCTATGACCTGGGCCACGCCCACTTCGGCGTGGACCTCCAGCTCACCCGCTCCATCGCGGTGGGGCCCTACATCTCCGCGTCCGTGGGGCAGTACAACAAGGGCACGGTCCGTCTGGGCAATGCCGCGGAGATCAGCGACGACCTCTCCAGCGACGAGAAGCAGATCCACGTCTGGATCCAGCCGGGCGTGCGCGTGCAGTTCCGGCTGTAG
- a CDS encoding head protein — protein sequence MRFIDELEIIGRLFSESTSDKDKEGLRFASDAIRFILNTGQTEEFESYIQSLNAFAPPLIIARFKTRAEAEAGMNARVPPVRQAHVLIGDDYYSAMFVPATGRTHLVFMPPILEHYLQEVADQRPTPSGLSFATKAEAEAWMNQQPTPPQQVVIDIAGAPYLAAYHHRIDYRVLYPLPSPTPPSPET from the coding sequence ATGCGCTTCATCGACGAGCTGGAGATCATTGGCAGACTCTTCTCCGAAAGCACCTCCGACAAGGACAAGGAGGGCCTTCGCTTCGCGTCAGATGCCATCCGGTTCATCCTCAACACCGGGCAGACAGAGGAATTCGAGTCGTACATCCAAAGCCTCAATGCCTTCGCGCCTCCGCTGATCATCGCCCGTTTCAAGACCCGAGCCGAGGCAGAGGCAGGTATGAACGCGCGAGTGCCTCCTGTACGGCAGGCGCATGTGCTGATTGGAGACGACTACTACTCCGCCATGTTCGTTCCAGCCACGGGGCGAACCCACCTGGTCTTCATGCCCCCCATCCTGGAGCATTACCTCCAGGAGGTGGCGGACCAGAGGCCCACGCCTTCGGGCCTGTCCTTCGCCACGAAGGCGGAGGCGGAGGCGTGGATGAACCAGCAGCCCACGCCGCCCCAGCAGGTGGTCATCGACATCGCGGGGGCGCCGTATCTGGCGGCCTATCACCACCGCATCGACTACCGCGTCCTCTATCCCCTGCCCTCCCCCACGCCTCCTTCGCCGGAGACGTGA
- a CDS encoding lamin tail domain-containing protein, whose translation MSSRSFRAFASLVLVTSVVALAACGSSDDPTSEGPVLPQVTLPGATVGAAFEKVLTATGGTPPLTYSVDQLPPGFSFYGDSGRLVGPATEPGEWTLKVGVRDAKGAQHTRSYALRAWPAPVISTASPLPAATEGSAYTFTFSSTGGAPPLTWSQVGGAIPDGLTLTEDGVLMGTPWVPALFELTVRVTDANGAHVDAVIQVPVRTSSGQLPDGGPVTDGGTKTDGGTQPTDGGTQPTVGLKVGNWNIEWFGSTAEGPTDEALQLSNATAVIADAGPDVLGVAEIVGVDAFNSLKAGLPGYDGLLASGGSTTQKLGLLYKTDAVQVVSSNVVLTECALDFAYRPPLRVDLKVIRGGAKVDLTVMVLHMKAYADAESYARRQGAASCLKDYLDNSLPTQNVMVLGDWNDDVDASIYTTNPSPYANLVSDPARYKFLTQPLSESGVGSTTSNSQFIDHQLVTNELAAYYVPNTTKVLKPSIVSYKSTTSDHYPVFSQFNFGAASQAGSVKVTAPNGGETLQAGKTFSITWTSSGVTQVNLTYTLDGTVWRTVASNVAASSGRYTWTVPNESSTTARVRVADAARADVADVSDGVFTMTRPTQTVFINEYLPQPFPPVSGGTTPDYDQQFVEIYNEGTTAVDLSGWKIHDAKSYSGAEAARHTFAPGTVLPAGKAYVVYSGASAVPPGAQYATYANNNGYGLRFDRGLNQSGAGDAVYLVRADGTLQDSHSYMTPGVEVYQGYSFNRSPDASGTGSWAYCANLFSYYSTPGYRADFSSF comes from the coding sequence ATGTCGTCCCGGTCCTTCCGAGCGTTCGCGTCGCTCGTCCTCGTCACGTCCGTCGTCGCATTGGCCGCCTGCGGTTCCTCCGATGACCCGACGTCCGAGGGTCCGGTGCTGCCCCAGGTGACGCTGCCGGGGGCCACGGTGGGCGCGGCCTTCGAGAAGGTGCTGACGGCGACGGGCGGCACGCCGCCGCTGACGTATTCGGTGGACCAGCTGCCGCCGGGCTTCTCCTTCTACGGGGACTCCGGGCGGCTGGTGGGGCCCGCGACGGAGCCCGGCGAGTGGACGCTGAAGGTGGGCGTGCGCGACGCGAAGGGCGCCCAGCACACGCGCAGCTATGCGCTGCGCGCGTGGCCGGCGCCGGTCATCTCCACGGCGTCGCCGCTGCCGGCCGCCACCGAGGGCAGCGCCTATACCTTCACGTTCAGCAGCACGGGTGGAGCGCCGCCGTTGACCTGGTCGCAGGTGGGCGGGGCGATTCCGGACGGCCTGACGCTGACGGAGGACGGGGTGCTGATGGGCACGCCCTGGGTCCCGGCGCTGTTCGAGCTCACGGTGCGGGTGACGGACGCCAACGGCGCCCACGTGGACGCGGTCATCCAGGTGCCCGTGCGCACGTCGTCCGGTCAGTTGCCCGACGGCGGCCCGGTGACGGACGGCGGCACGAAGACGGACGGCGGCACGCAGCCGACGGACGGCGGCACGCAGCCGACGGTGGGCCTGAAGGTGGGCAACTGGAACATCGAGTGGTTCGGCTCCACGGCCGAGGGCCCCACCGACGAGGCGCTGCAGCTGTCGAACGCGACGGCCGTCATCGCGGACGCGGGGCCGGACGTGCTGGGCGTGGCGGAGATCGTCGGCGTGGACGCGTTCAACTCGCTGAAGGCGGGACTGCCCGGCTACGACGGCCTGCTCGCCAGCGGGGGCTCCACGACGCAGAAGCTGGGCCTGCTCTACAAGACGGACGCGGTGCAGGTGGTGAGCTCGAACGTCGTGCTGACGGAGTGCGCGCTGGACTTCGCCTACCGGCCGCCCCTGCGCGTGGACCTGAAGGTGATCCGCGGCGGCGCGAAGGTGGACCTGACGGTGATGGTGCTGCACATGAAGGCGTACGCGGACGCGGAGTCGTACGCGCGGCGCCAGGGCGCGGCGTCGTGCCTGAAGGACTACCTGGACAACTCCCTGCCGACGCAGAACGTGATGGTGCTGGGTGACTGGAACGACGACGTGGACGCGTCCATCTACACGACGAACCCGTCGCCCTACGCGAACCTGGTGAGCGACCCCGCGCGGTACAAGTTCCTCACCCAGCCGCTGTCGGAGTCCGGTGTGGGCTCGACGACGAGCAACAGCCAGTTCATCGACCACCAGCTGGTGACGAACGAGCTGGCGGCCTACTACGTGCCGAACACCACGAAGGTGCTCAAGCCCTCCATCGTCAGCTACAAGAGCACCACGTCGGACCACTACCCCGTCTTCAGCCAGTTCAACTTCGGCGCGGCGTCGCAGGCGGGCAGCGTGAAGGTCACGGCGCCCAACGGCGGTGAGACGCTGCAGGCGGGCAAGACGTTCAGCATCACCTGGACGTCCAGCGGCGTGACGCAGGTGAACCTCACGTACACGCTGGACGGGACGGTGTGGCGCACGGTGGCGTCGAACGTGGCGGCGTCCAGCGGGCGCTACACGTGGACGGTGCCGAACGAGTCCTCCACGACCGCGCGGGTGCGGGTGGCGGACGCGGCGCGCGCGGACGTGGCGGACGTGAGCGACGGGGTGTTCACGATGACGCGGCCGACGCAGACGGTGTTCATCAACGAGTACCTGCCGCAGCCCTTCCCGCCGGTGTCGGGCGGGACGACGCCGGACTACGACCAGCAGTTCGTGGAGATCTACAACGAGGGGACGACGGCGGTGGACCTGAGCGGCTGGAAGATCCACGACGCGAAGTCGTACTCGGGCGCGGAGGCGGCGCGGCACACGTTCGCGCCGGGCACGGTGCTGCCGGCGGGCAAGGCCTACGTGGTGTACTCGGGGGCGTCCGCGGTGCCGCCGGGGGCGCAGTACGCGACGTACGCGAACAACAACGGCTACGGGCTGCGGTTCGACCGGGGCCTCAACCAGAGCGGCGCGGGCGACGCGGTGTACCTGGTGCGCGCGGACGGCACGCTGCAGGACAGCCACTCGTACATGACGCCCGGCGTGGAGGTGTACCAGGGCTACTCGTTCAACCGTTCGCCGGACGCGAGCGGCACGGGGAGCTGGGCCTACTGCGCCAACCTGTTCTCCTACTACTCGACCCCGGGCTACCGCGCGGACTTCTCCTCGTTCTGA
- a CDS encoding transcriptional regulator, which yields MAEKWDRQLMDFLKRTGEDLKRTTDDLRGEAERLLKEVKDPEKQAKVKEGLVQLRTWAAATTKTAAEKIETAVRRVETSVEEAFKPGSSPADATPPPASQARAPRAAPAQEDAAPSRPARAKTSDKPKAADKSIGRKKTAGAPAAPKGARAAKKSASKKTLGRKKPAPGA from the coding sequence ATGGCCGAGAAGTGGGACAGGCAGTTGATGGACTTCCTCAAGCGCACCGGCGAGGACCTCAAGCGCACCACGGACGACCTCCGCGGCGAGGCCGAGCGCCTCCTCAAGGAAGTGAAGGACCCGGAGAAGCAGGCCAAGGTGAAGGAAGGCCTCGTGCAGCTGCGCACCTGGGCCGCCGCCACCACCAAGACGGCCGCGGAGAAGATCGAAACCGCCGTGCGCCGCGTGGAGACCTCCGTCGAGGAGGCCTTCAAGCCCGGCTCCAGCCCCGCTGACGCCACCCCTCCGCCCGCCTCCCAGGCCCGGGCCCCCAGGGCCGCCCCGGCGCAGGAGGACGCCGCCCCCAGCCGCCCGGCTCGCGCGAAGACCTCCGACAAGCCGAAGGCCGCCGACAAGTCCATTGGCCGCAAGAAGACCGCGGGCGCTCCCGCGGCTCCCAAGGGCGCCCGGGCCGCGAAGAAATCGGCTTCCAAGAAAACGTTGGGACGCAAGAAACCCGCGCCCGGGGCGTGA
- the grpE gene encoding nucleotide exchange factor GrpE encodes MRAVSGTNDKGSIQTDIGQDVIDDAVRSVERRMDEDADSAGTEVELDVSAPPAEADASTPEVTPPTEDAAALRQEVESLRAQLDFSQTKARETLERLKEAHERAKDFQDRAVRSAADLENYRKRAQKEKEDVQKFGVEKLLKDLLPVVDNLDRALDAAGKSPDFDSFQKGVAMTRKSFEDSLARHGVKGFSAKGQPFDPRLHEAIQQVESADVPAGHVLFEVTRGFYLNDRLVRPAMVVVARAPEVAAPAASTEAPKASEEGSSSAEPQTSAPSDSSSGGEQ; translated from the coding sequence GTGCGCGCCGTGTCGGGTACCAATGACAAGGGTAGCATCCAGACGGACATCGGGCAGGACGTGATCGACGATGCGGTTCGCAGCGTCGAGCGTCGGATGGACGAAGACGCGGACAGCGCGGGCACGGAGGTGGAGCTGGACGTCTCCGCCCCTCCCGCCGAAGCGGACGCCTCCACCCCCGAAGTCACTCCCCCCACCGAGGACGCGGCCGCGCTCCGCCAGGAGGTGGAGTCGCTGCGCGCGCAGCTGGACTTCAGCCAGACCAAGGCTCGCGAGACGCTGGAGCGCCTGAAGGAGGCGCACGAGCGCGCCAAGGACTTCCAGGACCGGGCCGTCCGCTCCGCCGCGGACCTGGAGAACTACCGGAAGCGCGCGCAGAAGGAGAAGGAGGACGTCCAGAAGTTCGGCGTGGAGAAGCTCCTCAAGGACCTGCTCCCCGTGGTGGACAACCTGGACCGCGCGCTCGACGCCGCCGGCAAGTCCCCCGACTTCGACAGCTTCCAGAAGGGCGTGGCCATGACGCGCAAGTCCTTCGAGGACTCGCTCGCGCGCCACGGCGTGAAGGGCTTCTCCGCCAAGGGCCAGCCCTTCGACCCGCGCCTGCACGAAGCCATCCAGCAGGTGGAGTCCGCGGACGTCCCGGCGGGCCACGTGCTCTTCGAGGTGACGCGCGGCTTCTACCTCAACGACCGCCTGGTGCGTCCGGCCATGGTCGTCGTCGCCCGCGCGCCGGAAGTGGCCGCGCCCGCGGCCAGCACTGAAGCACCGAAGGCCTCTGAAGAAGGCAGCAGCAGCGCGGAGCCCCAGACTTCCGCGCCGTCCGACAGTTCCTCCGGGGGGGAGCAGTAG